From the genome of Streptomyces ficellus:
GCGCACCGTTCACCCCGACCGGTGGGCCGAACTGACCACGAGCGGGCTGCCGTTGGTGCGGGACGCGGGTTTCACGGAGATCGCCCCCGGGTCGTCCACCGTGGTCTCCGACTTCCCGGTCAAGGGCGACTGAACGTTCCGTTCCATGTATACGTACCTCCCAGTACTGCCATCAGTTCGGGAGGCACCACCTTGTTGTTGCGACGCATCAACGGCACGGCACTCATCATCGCGGCCCTCGTCGTCACGGTCGGGGCGCTCGCGTTCCCGGTCTGGTCGTACGCCGACCGCTCCGGCACCGGCCAGGCCAATCTCAACGCCTCGACCGTGGCCACCCAGTGGGGCCCGCTGTCGGCGACGGACCGTGACTTCCTGGTGAAGGTCCGGCTGGCGGGCCTGTGGGAACTGCCCGCCGGCCAGCAGGCGATCGAGCGGGCGCCCAGCCAGGCGATCAAGGACGCCGGCGACCACCTCGTCGTGGGCCACTCCGACCTGGACCAGCGCGCCCGGGACGTGGCGGCGAAGCTGGGCGTGGAGCTGCCCAACCAGCCGTCCGAGCAGCAGCAGGGCTGGCTGCGCGAGCTGTCGGCGGCCAGCGGCGAGGAGTACGAGCGCAAGTTCGCCAACCTGCTGCGCAACGCGCACGGCAAGGTCTTCGCGCTGGTCGCCCAGGTCCGGCACACGACCCGCAACGCGCTGATACGGCAGCTGGCGAGCGACGCCAACCAGACGGTGCTGGACCACATCACGATGCTGGAGGCGACCGGGAAGGTCGACTTCGACGCGATCGCCAACGAGGCGGCGGGGAACGCGACCGCGAGCCCGTCCGGCCCGCCGGCCCCCAACGGCAACCTGCCGCCGGCGCCGTCGCCGGCGGTGCCGACCGGGAACGACCAGTCGTTCACGTCCCGGCCCTCGACGCAGCCCGGCCCGCCGACGGCCATCAACACGACCCGCCCGTGATGACCGGTCCGTAACCTCAAATCAAGCTCTGAACTGCGGTTCCTTCGTTTCGCGCCGCCGCCTGCGGGGCCATTACCCTTCCGACCGACGCAGGAGGAGGGGGACATGAGGGAACTGGGTACCGGCATCGGCTGGCGTCCGGAGATCGCGGACGCGGTGGAAGCGCTGGACGGGGTGGACTGGGTGGAGGTGGTCGCGGAGAACGTCTGCGCCGGCCACCTCCCCGACTCTCTCGTGCGGCTGCGCGAGCGGGGCGTGACGGTCGTCCCGCACGGCGTGTCGCTGGGCCTGGGCGGCGCGGACCGGCCGGACGCGGAGCGGCTCGCGGAGCTGGCGGCGAAGGCCACGGCCCTGGGGGCGCCGCTGGTCACGGAGCACATCGCGTTCGTCCGGGCCGGGGGCCCGCTGACCGCCTCCCCCGCCCTGGAGGCGGGCCACCTGCTGCCGGTCCCGCGCACCCGGGACGCCCTGGACGTGCTGTGCGAGAACGTCCGCATCGCCCAGGACGCGCTCCCGGTGCCGCTGGCGCTGGAGAACATCGCCGCGCTGTTCTCCTGGCCGGGCGAGGAGCTGACGGAGGGGCAGTTCCTCGCCGAGCTGGTGGAGCGCACGGGCGTCCGCCTCCTGATCGACGTGGCGAACCTGCACACCAACCACGTCAACCGGGGCGAGGACCCGGCGAAGGCGCTGGCGGAGCTGCCGGTGGAGGCGATCGCGTACGTCCACGTGGCGGGTGGCGTCGAACGGGACGGCGTCTGGCACGACACCCACGCCCACCCGGTCCCGCCCGCGGTCCTGGACGTCCTGTCGGACCTCGCCTCCCGGGTCAGCCCGCCGGGCGTGCTGCTGGAACGGGACGACGACTTCCCGCCGCCAAAGGAGCTGGCGGGCGAACTCGCCACCATCCGCGCGACGGTGGCGGCCGCTGCCGTGGCGGGTGCGCCGACCCGTGCCCGGGGTACGCGAACCGCCGCCGGCGGCACCGGCCCGGATGCCGGGGCCGGGGCGCGGGAGCGGCTGGGGATCGCGCAGGCCGCGCTGCTGTCGGCGCTGGTGGCCGGGACGCCCGCGCCCGAGGGGTTCGACCACGCGCGGCTGCGGGTGCAGAGCCGGGCGCTGGCCGGCAAGCGGGCCGGCGTGGTCGCCAGGCTGGCGCCCGAGCTGCCGGAGATCCTCGGCGACGGCTACCGGCACGCGTTCCTCGCGTACGCCGCGGCCCACCCCCTGCGCGGCGGCTACCGGCGGGACGCGCTGGACTTCGCGGAGCACCTGCTGATAGCCGGGCGACCCGACGACCCCGGAGCCCGCCAAAGGCTCACCGCCTGGTGGCAGGACCGTGCCGGGGCGCGTCCGCCCGGCAGGGCGACCCGGCTGGTGCGCGCCGCCCGTGCCGCGTTCGTGGGGAGGCGGGCCGCGTGAACGTCCTCGTCATCCTCGTCTACATCGCCGTCGTCGTCTCGTCGGCCCTCCTCATCAGGGGCGTGGCCGCCTCGCGGCGCGGGCCGGGCGGTTCCGTCCACTACCGGGTGGAGGCCGCGTTCCTGGGCGGCGGCCCCGCCCGGGTCGTCGACTCCGCGCTCGCCTCGCTGCAGGGCAACGGGCGGGTGACCGTCGGCGGACCGGGCATCGTGCACGTGGTCCGCGCGGTGGGCGACGACCCGGTCGAGCGCGCCGTGCTGCACGAGCTGTCCGCCGCGCCCAGCGGTGCGCTGCACGTGGTGCGGCTGGCCGCGATGCGCAACCCGGCGGTCCAGGAGATCGGCGACCGGCTCGCCGCGCGCGGGCTCATCGTGCCGCGTTCGGCCGGACGCACCTGGCGCCGGTGGAGCGCCGCGCAGGCGATCGGCTGCTTCGTGCTCTTCCCCGTGTCGATCCTGGTGACCGTGGCCGAGTTCGCCGCCGCCGACCTCGGTGACACCCCGTTCCCGTTCGTGGTCACCGTCCTGCCCGCCGTGCTCCCCGGCCTGGTGATCGCGATGATCTGCGGAGCCGTCGCGAGCAGGCGGCTGACCGGCGCGGGCCGCCGCGCCCTCGCCGCGTACCGCAGGGCGGAGGGGCACCGGACCGGGCCGGGAGACCTGGTGGCGCTGAACGGGCTGGGCGCGCTGCCCGACCCGGTGTTCCAGGAGCAACTGGTCGCCGCCGCCCGGATGTACGGCGGACGGAGGCGCCGTGGTGTGGGCGCGTCGACCACGGCACGGGAGCGGGACGACCTGTTCTCCGGTGTCACGGTCGCGGTGTGGTGCGCCAGCGCCGAGACGGGCGGCTCCAGTTGCGGCGGAGGCTGCGGAGGCGGCGGCGGAGGCGGCTCCGCGTGCAGCGGCGGGTCGAGCTGCGGAAGCGGTGGGGGCGGCGGCGGGTCGAGCTGCGGTGGCGGTGGCGGGTCCAGCTGCGGGGGCGGCGGAGGCGGAGGCGGCGACTGACGGCGTCCGACCGTCCAACGTACTACTGTGGCAGAAGAGTTGAGGGCAGGCCCGGCAACCTTCCGCCGGGTCGCCGCGCCTCCCGCTAGCGTGCGGCGCACCATGCGATGCTGCGGCAGGAGCACGGCGCCCTCTTCTCCGCCGCCGCCGAGATCCGCGCCACCACCGGCGACACCCTCGTCCGGGCGCTCGCCGACGACGTCGTGCGCCTCCTCCTGCGGGACCTGAACGCCCTGGAGGCGATCACGACGAGCGGTCACCGTACGTCCACATCGTGAAAACCCCGTGGCGCCGCACCCCCCGCCTCGCGTACAACTCCGGCATGTTCTGGGTCCCCTTCCTGCTGGTGACGTGGGCCGCGGCGGCCATCAGCTGTGCGCGGCTGTGCCTGGCCGCCGTCGAGGCCGCGCGGCCGGTGCCCGCCACCACGCACGGCGAGCCCGAACTGAGCCTGTACGAGGCCGCGTTCCTGGCCGGCGGCCCCCAGCGGGTGACCGACCTGGCGCTGGTGGTGATGCACCGGCGGCGACGGCTGTGGCTGGCGCACACCGGCTGGGCGACGGTGGTGGACCCGGAGGGCGCGGACGACCTGGAGCGGTCCGTGATCGGGGCGATAGGGCCCGGGGGCCAGTCGCGGATAGCGGCGGTACGCGCCACGGCGTCGGCCGCCGACGCGGTACGGGCGCTCGCCGACCGGCTGGTCACGGCGGGGCTGGCCGTCCCGGACGCGGCCAGGTCGGGCATCGTCGCCGCGCTGCGGGCCGTACGGGGCGCGGCCGTCCTGACCGTGGTCCTCGCGGCGGCCACCGTCGTGCTGCTGCCGGCCGAACACGCCCCGGACGCCCGGGGGATGGCCTGGTTCGCCCTCCCGCTGGTCCTCACCCTCGGGTGCCTGGTGATCGCGCGCGTCGAGGTCCACCCGTACACCCGCTGGGCCTCCCCGGCCGGGCAGAGCCTGCTGGCGAAGATGGGCACGGCGGGCACGCGCGACCCGCTCGCCGCCCTCGCCATCGGCGGGCTCAAGGCGCTCGACGACCCGGAGCTGCGGGCGGCTCTCTCGCCGGGGCGGCCGGGCGACCGGTGAAAAGACGCGGGTGCGGCGCGCTGTGCACGCGCCGCACCCGGAGCCGGACCCGGTGTCGCTGGAGCGGCGGGCGCGGGGCGCCGCCGTCTGATCTTCCGGGTCGGTGGGTGACGTACGGGCGGCCGGTCGTGACACCGCCGCGCCCGCCGTCACCAGGTCGGTCAGGTCGAGGCCGTCAGGCGAGACCCGCGACCAGATCCGCGACCGACTTGCGCCGGCCGGTGTAGAACGGGACCTCTTCCCGGACGTGCATCCGGGCCTCGGAGGCGCGCAGGTGACGCATCAGGTCCACGATCCGGTACAGCTCGTCCGCCTCGAACGCGAGGATCCACTCGTAGTCGCCGAGGGAGAACGAGGCGACCGTGTTGGCGCGCACGTCGGGGTAGCCGCGGGCCATCTTGCCGTGGTCGGCGAGCATCCGGCGCCGGTCCTCGTCGGGCAGCAGGTACCAGTCGTAGGAGCGCACGAAGGGGTACACCGAGACGTAGTCGCGCGGGGTCTCGTCGGCGAGGAAAGCCGGGATGTGCGACCGGTTGAACTCGGCGGGGCGGTGCAGCGCCATGTTCGACCACACCGGCTCCAGCGCACGGCCGAGCCGGGTGCGGCGGAAGAGGTTGTACGCCTCCTGGAGCGCGTCCGAGGTCTCGGCGTGCCACCAGATCATCAGGTCGGCGTCGGCGCGCAGACCGGAGACGTCGTACGTGCCACGGACGGTGACGTCCTTGCCGGCGAGCTGGTCGAACAGCTCCTGCACCTCGTCGGCGTACCCGGCCCGGTCCTCGGGCAGGACGTCGCGCAGCTTGAACACGGACCACAGGGTGTAGCGGATGACCTCGTTGAGGTCCTTCGCCTTCTTACCGGCGTTCGGGATCTTTTCGGGCGCACTCATAGGGCTATTCTCGCTCGTCACTCAGGGTGCCTTGCGCCAGGGTCGGCGTGGCGAGGATCTCGTCCGCCGCACGGCGGGCACTGGCGACGCAGGCGGGGATGCCGACGCCGTCGTACACGGCTCCGCACACGCGCAGCGCGGGCAGCTTGGCGACGGCGTCACGGACGCGGGCGACGCGGGCGAGGTGGCCGACGGGGTACTGCGGCAGGCCGCCGATCCAGCGGGTGACCTCGGTGGCGACGGGCCGGGCGGCCAGCCCGGTGGCGGCGGCGAGGTCGGTGAGGGACACGGACACGAGTTCGGCGTCCTCCCGGTGCAGGTGCTCCTCCTCGCCGTACCGGCCGACGGAGGTGCGCAGGACGACGAGGTCGCCGGAGCCCTCGCCGGTCCACTTCCACTTCTGGGACGAGAAGGTGGACGCCTTGATGGTGCGGCCGTCGACGGGCGGGACGAGGAAGCCGGAGCCCTCGGGCAGCGCGCCGGCCACGTCCGCCCGCCGGAAGGCGAGGGTGACCAGCGCCATGGAGGCGTACTCGACGGCGGCCAGTTCGGCGGCGGCGGACGGGGACTCGGCGGCGAGCAACTCGGAGGCGGACCAGGCGGGGGTCGCGACGACCACGGCGTCGGCGTGGCGGACCAGGTCGCCGGTGCGGACGTCCCAGCCGCCCCGGGCCGAGCGGGTCAGGCCGTGGACGGGCGTGTCGGTGAGGACCTCGCCGCCCTGCGCGGTGATCGCGTCGGCGACCGCCCCGGGCAGGGTGCCGATGCCGCCGGCGATGCCCATGAACGCGGGCCCGGTCTGTGCCTGCGCGCCGCGCTGGAGGGCGCGTACCGCCTCGGTGAGGGTGCCGTGGGCGCGGGCGGCCTCGAAGAGCTTGGGCACGGCGGCGCGCATCGAGATCGCGTACGCGTCACCCGCGTACACCCCGCCGAGGAGCGGTTCGACGAGCCGGTCGACGACCTCGCGGCCCAGGCGGTCGGCGACGAACCGGCCGACGGCGACGTCGTCGCCGAGGGCGGTGGCGTCGGCGGGGGGCAGGTCCCGCTCGTGCTCGATGCGGGCGAGGCCCTCGGCGGTCAGCAGCCCGGCGAGGGCGGTCGCGTCGCCGGGGACGCCCATGACGTGGCCCTTGGGCATCGGGCGGAGCGCCCCCCGGGTCCAGACGGCGGCGCTGGTGGTGGCGGGCGGCTGGAGGCGGTCGCCGAGGCCGACGGCGCGGGCCAGGTCGACCGCCTCGGGGCGGCGGGCCAGCATCGACTCGGCGCCGAGGTCGACGGGCACGCCGGCGATCTCGCCCGCCCGGAGCTTGCCGCCGAGGGTGGTGGTGGCCTCCAGCAGGGTCACCCGCCGCCCGGCGGTGGCCAGCCGGTGGGCGGCGGCGAGGCCCGCGATGCCGCCGCCGATGACGACGATGTGGCCGCGCTCGTGTGGGGCGCCTGTGTCCGCGTTCATGGCTCCACTCTCTCAAACGCCGTTCCCCGTCCCCGTGGTGGCCGGTCCGACGGCCGTGACGGGAGCGCGGGACGTAGCGTGTCCCGCATGGGACAGCTGGGACGAGAAAGACTGCTGATCATCGGTGGGGACGCGGCGGGGATGTCCGCCGCGTCGCAGGCGCGCCGCCTGAAGGGGCCCGACGAGCTGGAGATCGTCGCGTTCGAGCGGGGGAACTTCACCTCGTACTCGGCGTGCGGCATCCCGTACTGGGTCGGGGGCGACGTCGACGGACCGGACCGGCTCATCGCCCGTACGCCGGAGGCGCACCGCGAACGCGGCATCGACCTGCGGCTGCGGACGGAGGTGACCGAACTCGACCCGGACCGGGGCCGGGTGCGCGTCCGGGACGCGGAGTCGGGCGCCGAGTCGTGGGAGGGCTACGACAAGCTGGTCGTCGCGACGGGTGCCCGCCCGGTGCGGCCCCCGCTGCCGGGCATCGACGCGGCGGGCGTGCACGGGGTGCAGACGCTGGACGACGGCCGGGCGCTCATCGACACGCTGACCGGACTGAACGGCACGCCGGGGCGGCGCGCGGTGGTGGTGGGCGCCGGGTACATCGGTGTGGAGATGGCGGAGGCGCTCCTCAACCGGGGCTACGAGGTGACCCTCCTCAACCGGGGCGAGCAGCCGATGTCGACGCTCGACCCCGACATGGGGCGGCTGGTGCGCGAGGCGATGGACGGCCTCGGCATCACCACGGTCGCCGGTGCGGAGGTCACCAAGATCCTCACCGGTGAGGACGGCCGGGTGCGGGCGGTGGCGACGGAGGACGCCGAGTACCCGGCGGACGTCGTCGTGCTGGGCCTCGGCGTGGCGCCGGAGACGACGCTGGCGCGACAGGCCGGGCTGCCGCTGGGCGAGTACGGCGGGCTGCTCACCGACCTGTCGATGCGGGTGCGGGGCCGGGAGGACATCTGGGCGGGCGGTGACTGCGTGGAGGTGCTGGACCTGGTCTCGGGCCGTGAGCGGCACATCCCGCTGGGCACGCACGCCAACAAGCACGGTCAGGTCATCGGGTCGAACGTGGCGGGCGGTTACGGCACGTTCCCGGGTGTTGTCGGTACGGCGGTCAGCAAGGTCTGTTCGCTGGAGATCGCCCGTACCGGCCTGCGCGAGAAGGACGCGCACGCGGTCGGCCTGCGGTTCGTGACGGTGACGGTCGAGTCGACGAGCCGGGCCGGGTACTACCCCGGGGCGGCGCCGATGACGGTGAAGATGCTCGCCGAACTGCGCACCGGCCGGCTGCTGGGCTGCCAGATCGTGGGCCGCGAGGGCGCGGCGAAGCGGGTGGACATCGCGGCGGTGGCGCTGACGGCGGGCATGACGGTGGAGCAGGTCACGGCCCTGGACCTGGGGTACGCCCCGCCCTTCTCCCCGGTCTGGGACCCGGTGCAGGCGGCGGCCCGCAAGGCGGTGGCGGCGGTGCGGAAGGCGGGCGCGTAGCACCGGGAGCGGCGCCGGGTGTCAGGGGCGGGGCTTAGGGTCGGCGTCATGATCACTTCTTTCAGCGACGCCTTCGTCCGTGCCACCGAGCCCCATGCCGCCTGGGCCTGGGAGCAGCTCGAGGCGTTCACCGCCTTCATGCCGTCCGGCCCCTGGACCGCGGACCTCGGCGCGTGCCTGTACCGGCAGGGCGGCCGGGATCTGCGGATCTCCATACTCGGGACGTTCGACGAGTCCGACGGCTCGTGGCTGTGGGGCTGGGCCAACCCCGGTTTCGGGGACGCGCCCGTGGTGGGCGCCTCGGCGGAGGTGCGCCGGCGCGGTGCGCGGGCCGGGGTGCCGGAGTTCACCGAGGAGGGCGTGGACCTCTCCGGCTTCGCCGACACCCGCATGGCGGTGGAGCACCTGGCGTTCGGCGCCATGGGAGTGCTGGGCGCCGCCGGATACCTGGGCGTGGAGGCCGCGCCGGGCACCCGGCTGTACCTGGTCCCGGACGACCCGTCGGTGCCGCGTACCGCCCCGGACGCGATCACTCTGCCGAGGGTGTTGCTGACCGGCGCGGGCGTGACCGCCGGCGCGGCGCCGCGCGCGGTGGTGGAGGGCTACTTCGCCCACCACGGCCTGCCGCAGCGCCCGTCGCCCGCCGCGATCGGCGCCGACCTGCCGAACGGCTCCCCGGTGACGGTGGCGTTCGACGAGGCCGGGCGGATCGCGTCGGTGAACGTCACCGCCGTGTAGGGACCGTCAGCGGGCGGTGTTCGTGTGGACGTACTCCACGAGGCGGGTGAGGGCGTCCGGGTCGGTGGTCGGCAGGACGCCGTGGCCGAGGTTGAAGACGTGGCCCTCCAGGCCTGCGGCGGAGTCGAGGACCTCGCGGGTCTTCGTCTCGACCGCCTCGGTGCCGGCGAAGAGGACGGCCGGGTCGAGGTTGCCCTGGAGCGCCTTGCCGGGGCCGACGCGGCGGGCCGCCTCGTCCAGCGGGACGCGCCAGTCGACGCCGACCACGTCGGCGCCCGCCTCGCCCATGAGGCCGAGGAGTTCGCCGGTGCCGACACCGAAGTGGATGCGCGGTACGCCGTACTCCTCGACCGCGCGGAACACCTTCGCGGACGCGGGCATCACCGAGCGGCGGTAGTCGGCGGGAGCGAGCGCGCCGACCCACGAGTCGAAGAGCTGCACCGCCGAGGCGCCGGCCTCGATCTGCACCTTCAGGAAGGCGGCGGTGATGTCGGCGAGCCGGTCCAGCAGGTCGGCCCACAGCTCCGGGTCGCCGTGCATGAGGGCCTTGGTGTGCTCGTGATTGCGGGACGGTCCGCCCTCGACAAGGTAGCTCGCGAGGGTGAAGGGCGCGCCGGCGAAGCCGATGAGCGGTGTGGCGCCCAGCTCGCCGGTGAGCATGCCGATGGCCTCGGTGACGTACCGGACGTCGTCGGGGGTGAGGGTCCGCAGCCGGTCCAGGTCCGCGCGGGTGCGGATCGGCTCGGCGACAACGGGTCCGACGCCCGGCTTGATGTCGAGGTCGACGC
Proteins encoded in this window:
- a CDS encoding TIGR04222 domain-containing membrane protein, giving the protein MFWVPFLLVTWAAAAISCARLCLAAVEAARPVPATTHGEPELSLYEAAFLAGGPQRVTDLALVVMHRRRRLWLAHTGWATVVDPEGADDLERSVIGAIGPGGQSRIAAVRATASAADAVRALADRLVTAGLAVPDAARSGIVAALRAVRGAAVLTVVLAAATVVLLPAEHAPDARGMAWFALPLVLTLGCLVIARVEVHPYTRWASPAGQSLLAKMGTAGTRDPLAALAIGGLKALDDPELRAALSPGRPGDR
- the hemQ gene encoding hydrogen peroxide-dependent heme synthase, whose translation is MSAPEKIPNAGKKAKDLNEVIRYTLWSVFKLRDVLPEDRAGYADEVQELFDQLAGKDVTVRGTYDVSGLRADADLMIWWHAETSDALQEAYNLFRRTRLGRALEPVWSNMALHRPAEFNRSHIPAFLADETPRDYVSVYPFVRSYDWYLLPDEDRRRMLADHGKMARGYPDVRANTVASFSLGDYEWILAFEADELYRIVDLMRHLRASEARMHVREEVPFYTGRRKSVADLVAGLA
- a CDS encoding DUF6882 domain-containing protein; this encodes MITSFSDAFVRATEPHAAWAWEQLEAFTAFMPSGPWTADLGACLYRQGGRDLRISILGTFDESDGSWLWGWANPGFGDAPVVGASAEVRRRGARAGVPEFTEEGVDLSGFADTRMAVEHLAFGAMGVLGAAGYLGVEAAPGTRLYLVPDDPSVPRTAPDAITLPRVLLTGAGVTAGAAPRAVVEGYFAHHGLPQRPSPAAIGADLPNGSPVTVAFDEAGRIASVNVTAV
- the hemE gene encoding uroporphyrinogen decarboxylase; amino-acid sequence: MSAIDRPSGQQTKTYDSAFLKACRREPVPHTPVWFMRQAGRSLPEYLKVREGIPMLESCMRPELVTEITLQPVRRHKVDAAIFFSDIVVPLKAIGVDLDIKPGVGPVVAEPIRTRADLDRLRTLTPDDVRYVTEAIGMLTGELGATPLIGFAGAPFTLASYLVEGGPSRNHEHTKALMHGDPELWADLLDRLADITAAFLKVQIEAGASAVQLFDSWVGALAPADYRRSVMPASAKVFRAVEEYGVPRIHFGVGTGELLGLMGEAGADVVGVDWRVPLDEAARRVGPGKALQGNLDPAVLFAGTEAVETKTREVLDSAAGLEGHVFNLGHGVLPTTDPDALTRLVEYVHTNTAR
- a CDS encoding DUF692 domain-containing protein, producing the protein MRELGTGIGWRPEIADAVEALDGVDWVEVVAENVCAGHLPDSLVRLRERGVTVVPHGVSLGLGGADRPDAERLAELAAKATALGAPLVTEHIAFVRAGGPLTASPALEAGHLLPVPRTRDALDVLCENVRIAQDALPVPLALENIAALFSWPGEELTEGQFLAELVERTGVRLLIDVANLHTNHVNRGEDPAKALAELPVEAIAYVHVAGGVERDGVWHDTHAHPVPPAVLDVLSDLASRVSPPGVLLERDDDFPPPKELAGELATIRATVAAAAVAGAPTRARGTRTAAGGTGPDAGAGARERLGIAQAALLSALVAGTPAPEGFDHARLRVQSRALAGKRAGVVARLAPELPEILGDGYRHAFLAYAAAHPLRGGYRRDALDFAEHLLIAGRPDDPGARQRLTAWWQDRAGARPPGRATRLVRAARAAFVGRRAA
- the hemG gene encoding protoporphyrinogen oxidase, with amino-acid sequence MNADTGAPHERGHIVVIGGGIAGLAAAHRLATAGRRVTLLEATTTLGGKLRAGEIAGVPVDLGAESMLARRPEAVDLARAVGLGDRLQPPATTSAAVWTRGALRPMPKGHVMGVPGDATALAGLLTAEGLARIEHERDLPPADATALGDDVAVGRFVADRLGREVVDRLVEPLLGGVYAGDAYAISMRAAVPKLFEAARAHGTLTEAVRALQRGAQAQTGPAFMGIAGGIGTLPGAVADAITAQGGEVLTDTPVHGLTRSARGGWDVRTGDLVRHADAVVVATPAWSASELLAAESPSAAAELAAVEYASMALVTLAFRRADVAGALPEGSGFLVPPVDGRTIKASTFSSQKWKWTGEGSGDLVVLRTSVGRYGEEEHLHREDAELVSVSLTDLAAATGLAARPVATEVTRWIGGLPQYPVGHLARVARVRDAVAKLPALRVCGAVYDGVGIPACVASARRAADEILATPTLAQGTLSDERE
- a CDS encoding DUF4142 domain-containing protein, which gives rise to MRRINGTALIIAALVVTVGALAFPVWSYADRSGTGQANLNASTVATQWGPLSATDRDFLVKVRLAGLWELPAGQQAIERAPSQAIKDAGDHLVVGHSDLDQRARDVAAKLGVELPNQPSEQQQGWLRELSAASGEEYERKFANLLRNAHGKVFALVAQVRHTTRNALIRQLASDANQTVLDHITMLEATGKVDFDAIANEAAGNATASPSGPPAPNGNLPPAPSPAVPTGNDQSFTSRPSTQPGPPTAINTTRP
- a CDS encoding FAD-dependent oxidoreductase produces the protein MGQLGRERLLIIGGDAAGMSAASQARRLKGPDELEIVAFERGNFTSYSACGIPYWVGGDVDGPDRLIARTPEAHRERGIDLRLRTEVTELDPDRGRVRVRDAESGAESWEGYDKLVVATGARPVRPPLPGIDAAGVHGVQTLDDGRALIDTLTGLNGTPGRRAVVVGAGYIGVEMAEALLNRGYEVTLLNRGEQPMSTLDPDMGRLVREAMDGLGITTVAGAEVTKILTGEDGRVRAVATEDAEYPADVVVLGLGVAPETTLARQAGLPLGEYGGLLTDLSMRVRGREDIWAGGDCVEVLDLVSGRERHIPLGTHANKHGQVIGSNVAGGYGTFPGVVGTAVSKVCSLEIARTGLREKDAHAVGLRFVTVTVESTSRAGYYPGAAPMTVKMLAELRTGRLLGCQIVGREGAAKRVDIAAVALTAGMTVEQVTALDLGYAPPFSPVWDPVQAAARKAVAAVRKAGA
- a CDS encoding TIGR04222 domain-containing membrane protein: MNVLVILVYIAVVVSSALLIRGVAASRRGPGGSVHYRVEAAFLGGGPARVVDSALASLQGNGRVTVGGPGIVHVVRAVGDDPVERAVLHELSAAPSGALHVVRLAAMRNPAVQEIGDRLAARGLIVPRSAGRTWRRWSAAQAIGCFVLFPVSILVTVAEFAAADLGDTPFPFVVTVLPAVLPGLVIAMICGAVASRRLTGAGRRALAAYRRAEGHRTGPGDLVALNGLGALPDPVFQEQLVAAARMYGGRRRRGVGASTTARERDDLFSGVTVAVWCASAETGGSSCGGGCGGGGGGGSACSGGSSCGSGGGGGGSSCGGGGGSSCGGGGGGGGD